From Psychroflexus torquis ATCC 700755, the proteins below share one genomic window:
- a CDS encoding YceI family protein has translation MKWNIDPTYSEIGFRVKHMMISTVTGHFEHFKSTVETETENFNDSDISFTTQTNSINTKNSDRDASLKSDDFFNAAYPELNFTFNTNLAFKCRIKSASSSLINRYKIEA, from the coding sequence ATAAAATGGAACATTGACCCAACGTATTCTGAAATCGGTTTTAGAGTAAAGCATATGATGATTTCAACGGTTACAGGTCACTTTGAACATTTTAAGTCTACCGTTGAAACTGAAACAGAAAACTTTAATGATTCAGACATCAGTTTTACAACACAAACAAATTCTATCAACACAAAAAACAGTGATAGAGATGCTAGCCTAAAATCAGACGATTTTTTTAATGCTGCCTATCCAGAATTGAACTTTACTTTTAATACCAATTTAGCATTCAAATGTCGGATAAAATCAGCTTCTTCTTCACTTATTAATCGTTATAAAATAGAAGCGTAA
- a CDS encoding GTP-binding protein, giving the protein MKKPTINIGILAHVDAGKTTLTEQFLYNSGAIKILGSVDKGSTRTDSLDIEKERGISIKAATTSFEWKGVKINLIDTPGHVDFSSEVERVLCIVDTAVLVVSAVEGVQAHTLNIWDSLKELQIPTLIFINKIDRQGADAETTIAQLEHDLKAKPVVLFSSENEGLTNAAITSVFNTSTHTEIKEKTIEHLLECEEHLLERFLNSESITDDDYLQRIRRLTIDNMITPVYTGIAKKNIGVTELMDGIIDYCPTSKTTTTKELSAFVFKLEHHKIYGTMAHVKVFSGELSSKSTIYNHTQQLESKINQTKQLHHTKYTDNVILTAGNIGVITGVLGTKSGDVIGNPEGIPKLPQLHIPVLTVQVIPDNNTDYNALAEALQQLDREDPSLSFKWFKAEKELQLLLMGQMQIEILEYVLNTRFSIKASFTDPEVVYKETISSKAEGYIRYWMPKPCWAIMTFLIEPAPLNSGVRYRSIVSQNDVHIKYQNEIERSIPKALVQGILGWEVTDVKITLIKGEDHNVHSRPGDFNLATPMGIMQGLKIGGTHLLEPILSFEIKANEALLGKIVSELSTRRANFETPQFVDDTFRLRGTIPVATSLDFSIKLNAITSGKLRLKLQFYGYDTCPKGEGAIREYKGVNPLDEAQWILHRRGAYKADERII; this is encoded by the coding sequence ATGAAAAAACCAACGATTAACATCGGAATTTTAGCTCACGTAGATGCTGGTAAAACAACACTTACAGAGCAATTTTTATACAACTCTGGCGCCATTAAAATACTGGGTAGTGTAGATAAAGGTTCAACACGTACAGACAGTTTGGATATAGAAAAAGAACGTGGCATTTCTATAAAAGCTGCAACTACTTCGTTTGAATGGAAGGGAGTCAAAATCAATCTAATAGATACGCCTGGTCACGTTGATTTTTCAAGTGAAGTAGAACGTGTCTTATGTATAGTTGATACTGCTGTATTAGTAGTTTCAGCAGTTGAAGGCGTGCAAGCACACACGTTGAATATTTGGGATTCTTTAAAAGAATTGCAAATTCCAACACTCATTTTTATCAATAAGATTGATCGCCAAGGGGCGGATGCAGAAACCACAATTGCACAATTAGAACACGATTTAAAAGCAAAGCCTGTAGTGCTATTTTCATCTGAAAATGAGGGATTAACAAATGCAGCAATCACTTCTGTTTTTAATACTTCGACTCATACTGAAATTAAAGAGAAAACAATTGAGCATCTTTTAGAGTGTGAAGAGCATTTGTTGGAGCGTTTTTTGAACTCTGAATCTATTACTGATGACGACTATTTACAGCGTATTCGCAGATTAACCATTGACAATATGATTACTCCTGTTTATACAGGAATCGCAAAAAAAAATATTGGAGTAACCGAATTGATGGATGGAATAATTGACTACTGTCCAACTTCTAAAACAACGACTACAAAAGAACTTTCTGCATTTGTTTTTAAGTTAGAACACCATAAAATTTATGGCACTATGGCTCATGTAAAAGTTTTTTCTGGAGAACTATCTTCTAAATCTACTATTTACAATCATACACAGCAGTTAGAATCGAAAATAAATCAAACCAAACAATTACATCACACAAAATACACTGACAATGTTATTTTAACCGCTGGTAATATAGGAGTAATAACAGGTGTTTTAGGAACAAAATCTGGTGATGTTATAGGAAATCCTGAGGGAATTCCTAAATTACCTCAGCTCCATATTCCCGTTCTTACAGTTCAGGTAATTCCAGATAATAATACCGATTATAATGCCTTAGCAGAAGCGCTTCAGCAATTAGATAGAGAAGATCCTTCTTTAAGTTTCAAATGGTTTAAGGCTGAAAAAGAGTTGCAATTATTGCTCATGGGGCAAATGCAAATTGAAATATTAGAGTACGTTTTAAATACACGGTTTTCAATAAAAGCAAGTTTTACAGATCCTGAAGTCGTATACAAAGAAACCATCAGTTCAAAAGCAGAAGGATACATCAGGTATTGGATGCCTAAACCTTGTTGGGCTATCATGACTTTTTTAATAGAGCCTGCGCCATTAAATTCTGGAGTTAGATATCGTTCTATCGTTTCACAAAACGACGTGCACATTAAATATCAGAATGAAATTGAACGCAGCATTCCAAAAGCTTTGGTACAGGGAATTTTAGGATGGGAAGTTACCGATGTGAAAATCACTTTAATAAAAGGAGAAGACCATAATGTGCATTCTAGACCGGGTGATTTTAATTTAGCAACTCCAATGGGAATTATGCAGGGATTAAAAATTGGTGGAACACATTTATTAGAACCTATATTGAGCTTTGAAATAAAAGCAAACGAAGCCTTATTAGGAAAAATAGTATCTGAGCTAAGTACACGAAGAGCGAATTTTGAGACTCCGCAATTTGTTGATGACACATTTCGCTTAAGAGGAACCATCCCTGTGGCAACATCATTAGATTTTAGTATCAAATTAAATGCCATTACAAGTGGTAAGCTACGTCTTAAATTACAGTTTTATGGATATGATACCTGTCCTAAAGGCGAAGGGGCTATTCGAGAATATAAAGGGGTAAATCCGTTAGATGAAGCACAGTGGATATTACACCGACGTGGCGCTTATAAAGCTGATGAGCGAATAATTTGA